A single genomic interval of Alistipes provencensis harbors:
- a CDS encoding alpha/beta hydrolase family protein, with the protein MKKTIVALFLLFVAAAGAQEKKEVSHTALAARIADQGHDFDVVVKKLEDVLWYDKMDDVAYVDKVRLTGPPRFRQIPTGNAFHDALLDNDLVFYAYVFIPKKAKQNRKYPLVVFSHGGIHGTFSTVYAHVIRELVAQGYLVVAPDYRGSTGYGKGFYRSIDYGGLENEDVLAAARYMVENYRMVDSRRVGLLGWSHGGMITLMNACKYPEVYACGYAGVPVSDVTYRLEYQKPGYTDNFTASYHIGKTPQEAPEEYARRSPVNYAKELRIPLMITTAENDDDVSVREVRRMIDSLNFYKKDFEYKVYPPMPGAHLFDRIDTREATDIRYKAYEFLARYLTPPKPFRSSDDLRKAGYRFN; encoded by the coding sequence ATGAAAAAAACGATCGTTGCGCTCTTCCTGCTGTTCGTCGCAGCAGCCGGGGCGCAGGAGAAAAAGGAGGTGAGCCATACGGCGCTCGCCGCTCGCATCGCAGATCAGGGACATGATTTTGACGTGGTGGTCAAGAAACTCGAGGATGTGCTGTGGTACGACAAGATGGACGACGTGGCCTATGTCGATAAGGTCCGCCTGACCGGTCCGCCGCGTTTCCGGCAAATCCCAACGGGCAATGCTTTCCACGACGCCCTGCTGGACAACGACCTCGTCTTCTACGCCTATGTCTTCATTCCCAAAAAGGCGAAGCAGAACAGGAAATATCCGTTGGTCGTTTTCTCCCACGGGGGCATCCACGGCACTTTCTCCACGGTCTATGCGCATGTCATCCGTGAACTCGTGGCTCAGGGATACCTTGTCGTGGCGCCCGACTACCGCGGCAGCACGGGCTACGGCAAGGGTTTCTACCGGAGCATCGACTACGGCGGACTGGAGAACGAGGACGTGCTGGCGGCTGCCCGTTACATGGTGGAGAATTACCGCATGGTCGATTCCCGGCGGGTGGGGCTGCTGGGATGGAGCCACGGCGGGATGATTACGCTGATGAACGCCTGTAAATATCCCGAGGTCTATGCCTGCGGTTATGCGGGGGTCCCGGTCTCCGACGTGACCTACCGTCTCGAATATCAGAAGCCGGGGTATACCGATAACTTCACCGCTTCGTACCATATCGGCAAGACCCCGCAAGAGGCTCCCGAGGAGTATGCCCGCCGTTCACCGGTGAACTATGCCAAAGAGCTGCGGATTCCGTTGATGATCACTACTGCGGAGAACGACGACGACGTGAGCGTCCGCGAGGTCCGGCGCATGATCGACTCGCTGAATTTCTATAAAAAGGATTTCGAATATAAGGTCTATCCGCCGATGCCCGGGGCACACCTGTTCGACCGCATCGACACCCGCGAAGCGACCGACATCCGTTATAAGGCTTACGAGTTTCTCGCCCGTTACCTGACGCCTCCCAAGCCTTTCCGTTCGTCGGACGACCTGCGCAAGGCGGGGTATCGGTTCAATTAG
- a CDS encoding YiiX/YebB-like N1pC/P60 family cysteine hydrolase has protein sequence MKRILFVLLLFAAATGFAQEPFRLQTGDLLFQVNGRSAYTEAIMNVTSGIEQLEFSHVGVAYVEDGETYVLEAVPYGVVKSRLDKFFRNSQLVDGKPVVVVGRLKPRLQKNIPAAIDRIEKLLGKRYDYLFNPDDDTYYCSELIYVSYLRPNGKPIFRMKPMTFRDKTTGETSPLWIEHFKRHKCDIPEGVPGTNPGDMSRSKAIRIVHRYF, from the coding sequence ATGAAAAGAATCCTATTCGTCCTGCTGCTCTTCGCCGCCGCGACCGGGTTCGCCCAAGAGCCGTTCCGGCTCCAGACGGGCGACCTGCTCTTTCAGGTCAACGGCCGGAGCGCCTACACCGAAGCCATCATGAACGTGACATCGGGCATCGAGCAACTGGAATTTTCGCATGTGGGCGTGGCCTATGTCGAAGACGGGGAGACCTATGTGCTCGAAGCCGTGCCCTACGGGGTCGTCAAGAGCAGGCTGGACAAGTTTTTCCGCAACTCCCAACTGGTCGACGGCAAGCCGGTCGTGGTGGTCGGCAGGCTGAAGCCCCGGTTGCAGAAGAACATCCCGGCGGCCATCGACCGGATCGAAAAGCTGTTGGGAAAACGTTACGACTATCTCTTCAACCCCGACGACGACACCTACTATTGCAGTGAACTAATCTATGTCTCCTACCTCCGTCCCAACGGAAAGCCGATCTTTCGGATGAAGCCCATGACCTTCCGCGATAAGACGACAGGCGAGACGAGCCCCCTGTGGATCGAACATTTCAAGCGCCACAAATGCGATATTCCCGAGGGCGTGCCGGGCACCAACCCGGGCGACATGTCCCGTTCGAAGGCTATCCGCATCGTCCATCGCTATTTCTGA
- a CDS encoding zinc-dependent metalloprotease, giving the protein MFKQVLTLSLCALIAAAPLEAKSKKSSRKKVQTSQTAEKPKESAYDKLFKKKHEVADGMVKLHKIDNKLYFEFPQELFGREMLLGSVISETSDNLTGVPGSKSYTPLHITFTKTGENVQIREINADNYTLGVAGNILRSLDRNNIPTIFRNFKIDAYNADSTAVVFNVTDLFVSHVKELSPFSYLGAYGGSGSPSLSESFKKELSSLGGIKSFADNLTVKSTLSYTYSVTHPVTKQKIVDNEPLTAVMTRTLVLLDEEPYRPRITDSRMSVFPTGKYLYSDKEQRVKAVYLANRWRLEPSDTEAWKRGELVEPVKPVVFYIDPDFPEKWQPAVYEGVMQWNELFAKIGFKNAVKALPYPEDDPEFDPDNIKYSCLRYAPVPIANAMGPSWVDPRSGEILNASVYVFHDVVKMLNRMIFVQTSQADERVRRVNLPDEVMLDGLRYVLAHEVGHCLGFMHNMSSSSVIPVDSLRSPSFTQKYGTTTSIMDYARFNYVAQPGDRERGVKLTPPRFGIYDEYAVKWLYTPVPDAKTPEEEYAVTSKWITEASADPTYRYGKQQFGGIVDPKSQTEDLGDDAVAASEYGIKNLRYILANLDAWLAAGDDDYSQRNSMYTNIVNQYMNYIQHVYANIGGIYLNEKMEGDPVEAVVCVPREKQRRALKFILAELKQMQWLDNAPLLEKVTILGSPKEAVREAVIKAVVNAPAKKTLAINAQLSKDPYTPEACYKDVSDFVWEPTVRNRRLTEDEMAIQREFLKAATAKAGLKNYTAGGSTAFAADDAEREAFGAFTQPAPLCSCAGCEHGIAADAVSGFGAPRFQYFTQKDISMIYYNDILRIRNLLRGKAASASGETRMHYQYLLHNLDKALNK; this is encoded by the coding sequence ATGTTCAAACAAGTTCTTACGCTTTCGCTCTGCGCCCTGATCGCCGCCGCGCCCCTCGAGGCCAAAAGCAAGAAAAGCAGCCGGAAAAAAGTCCAGACGTCGCAAACCGCGGAAAAACCCAAGGAGAGCGCCTACGACAAGCTCTTCAAGAAAAAGCACGAAGTGGCCGATGGCATGGTCAAGCTGCACAAGATCGACAACAAACTCTATTTCGAATTCCCGCAGGAGCTCTTCGGACGTGAAATGCTGCTGGGATCGGTGATCTCGGAGACCTCGGACAACCTCACGGGAGTCCCCGGCTCGAAATCCTACACGCCGCTCCACATCACCTTCACCAAGACGGGCGAGAACGTGCAGATCCGCGAAATCAACGCCGACAACTATACGCTGGGCGTGGCCGGGAACATCCTCCGCTCGCTCGACCGGAACAACATCCCCACGATCTTCCGCAACTTCAAGATCGACGCCTACAACGCCGACTCGACGGCCGTGGTGTTCAACGTCACGGACCTCTTCGTGAGCCACGTCAAGGAGCTGTCGCCCTTCTCGTACCTCGGGGCCTACGGCGGTTCGGGGTCGCCGAGCCTCAGCGAGTCGTTCAAAAAGGAGCTCTCGTCGCTGGGCGGCATCAAGTCCTTCGCCGACAACCTCACGGTGAAGAGCACCCTGAGCTACACCTACTCGGTAACGCACCCCGTGACGAAACAGAAGATCGTGGACAACGAGCCGCTGACGGCTGTCATGACCCGCACGCTGGTGCTGCTCGACGAGGAGCCCTACCGCCCCCGCATCACCGACAGCCGCATGTCGGTATTCCCCACCGGAAAATACCTGTACAGCGACAAGGAGCAGCGCGTGAAGGCCGTCTATCTGGCCAACCGCTGGCGACTGGAGCCGTCGGACACGGAGGCATGGAAGCGCGGCGAGTTGGTCGAGCCCGTGAAGCCGGTCGTCTTCTACATCGACCCGGATTTCCCCGAGAAGTGGCAGCCCGCAGTCTATGAGGGCGTCATGCAGTGGAACGAGCTCTTCGCCAAGATCGGGTTCAAGAACGCCGTGAAGGCGCTGCCCTACCCCGAAGACGATCCGGAGTTCGATCCCGACAACATCAAATACTCCTGCCTGCGCTACGCCCCGGTGCCCATCGCCAACGCCATGGGTCCCTCGTGGGTCGATCCGCGCAGCGGCGAGATACTCAACGCCTCGGTCTACGTCTTCCATGACGTCGTGAAGATGCTCAACCGGATGATCTTCGTGCAGACCTCGCAGGCCGACGAGCGCGTCCGCCGGGTCAACCTCCCCGACGAGGTGATGCTCGACGGGCTCCGCTATGTACTGGCGCACGAGGTGGGACACTGTCTGGGATTCATGCACAACATGAGCTCGTCGTCGGTGATTCCCGTCGATTCGCTCCGCTCGCCGTCGTTCACCCAAAAATACGGCACGACGACCTCGATCATGGACTACGCCCGTTTCAACTATGTGGCCCAGCCCGGTGACCGGGAGCGCGGCGTGAAGCTCACCCCGCCCCGTTTCGGCATCTACGACGAATATGCCGTGAAGTGGCTCTACACCCCGGTTCCCGACGCCAAGACCCCCGAGGAGGAGTATGCCGTGACCTCGAAATGGATCACCGAGGCTTCGGCCGACCCGACCTACCGCTACGGCAAGCAGCAGTTCGGCGGCATCGTCGATCCCAAGTCGCAGACCGAGGACCTCGGCGACGACGCCGTGGCCGCTTCGGAGTACGGCATCAAGAACCTGCGCTACATCCTCGCCAATCTCGACGCATGGCTGGCGGCCGGGGACGACGACTATTCGCAGCGCAACAGCATGTACACCAACATCGTGAACCAGTACATGAACTACATCCAGCACGTCTACGCCAACATCGGCGGCATCTACCTCAACGAGAAGATGGAGGGCGACCCCGTGGAGGCCGTGGTGTGCGTACCGCGCGAGAAGCAGCGCCGGGCGCTGAAATTCATCCTCGCGGAGCTCAAGCAGATGCAGTGGCTCGACAATGCGCCGCTGCTGGAGAAGGTGACCATCCTCGGTTCACCGAAGGAGGCCGTGCGCGAAGCCGTCATCAAGGCCGTAGTCAACGCCCCGGCCAAGAAGACTCTGGCGATCAACGCCCAGTTGTCGAAGGACCCCTACACCCCCGAAGCCTGCTACAAGGACGTTTCGGACTTCGTGTGGGAGCCGACCGTGCGCAACCGCCGCCTGACCGAGGATGAAATGGCCATCCAGCGCGAATTCCTCAAGGCCGCAACCGCCAAGGCCGGGCTGAAGAACTACACCGCCGGAGGCAGCACGGCATTCGCCGCGGACGACGCCGAACGGGAGGCTTTCGGAGCATTCACCCAGCCGGCACCGCTGTGCAGTTGTGCAGGGTGCGAGCACGGAATCGCGGCCGACGCCGTGTCGGGATTCGGGGCTCCCCGGTTCCAATACTTCACGCAGAAGGACATCTCGATGATCTACTACAACGACATCCTGCGCATCCGCAACCTGCTGCGCGGCAAGGCGGCATCGGCGTCGGGCGAGACCCGCATGCACTACCAGTACCTGCTGCACAACCTCGACAAAGCGCTCAACAAATAA
- the radA gene encoding DNA repair protein RadA codes for MAKVKKAYFCKNCGFEAPKWLGRCPSCGEWNTFTEEIIARESGSVAATVAGPLPTAKPQRVKDIRESEHVRIDLGNAEVNRVLGGGMVPGSLVLVGGEPGIGKSTLSLQIALAANGLKTLYVSGEESAEQIKMRAARIGIGNDECLIYPETLLENIVAQIAEHRPDLVVIDSIQTIYTDLLDSSAGSVSQIRECAATLLKYAKSTGTSIFIIGHITKDGSIAGPKILEHIVDVVLQFEGDSNNIYRILRGIKNRFGATFEIGVFEMLDAGLRGVDNPSEILLTHYEEPLSGIAVGASADGVRPYLIEVQALVSGAAYGTPQRSTTGYDGRRMNMLLAVLEKRVGMKMFQKDVFLNFAGGFKVADPGLDLAVVAAVISSYYDRPVAEGVCCAGEIGLSGEVRPAPRTEQRISEAARLGFKRIIVSGYLAKGAKRPRGIEVVPINSIDQLPRALFLE; via the coding sequence ATGGCTAAAGTCAAAAAGGCATATTTCTGCAAGAACTGCGGGTTCGAAGCCCCCAAATGGCTGGGGCGCTGTCCGTCGTGCGGCGAATGGAATACCTTCACCGAGGAGATCATCGCCCGCGAAAGCGGCTCGGTGGCAGCGACCGTGGCGGGACCCCTGCCCACGGCGAAGCCCCAGCGGGTGAAGGACATCCGCGAAAGCGAGCATGTGCGCATCGACCTCGGGAATGCCGAGGTCAACCGGGTGCTGGGCGGCGGCATGGTCCCCGGATCGCTGGTGTTGGTGGGCGGCGAGCCGGGAATCGGCAAATCGACCCTCTCGCTGCAGATCGCGCTGGCGGCCAACGGGCTGAAAACCCTCTACGTCTCGGGCGAGGAGTCGGCCGAGCAGATCAAGATGCGCGCGGCACGCATAGGAATCGGCAACGACGAGTGTCTGATCTATCCCGAAACGCTGTTGGAGAACATCGTAGCGCAGATCGCCGAGCACCGTCCCGACTTAGTGGTGATCGACTCGATACAGACCATCTACACCGACCTGCTGGATTCGTCGGCGGGAAGCGTATCGCAGATCCGCGAATGCGCGGCGACGCTGCTGAAATACGCCAAGTCGACCGGAACGTCGATCTTCATCATCGGACACATCACCAAGGACGGTTCGATAGCCGGTCCCAAGATATTAGAACACATCGTCGACGTGGTCCTGCAGTTCGAGGGCGACAGCAACAACATCTACCGCATCCTGCGGGGCATCAAGAACCGCTTCGGCGCCACGTTCGAAATCGGCGTGTTCGAGATGCTCGACGCCGGGCTGCGGGGGGTCGACAATCCGTCGGAAATCCTGCTGACCCACTACGAAGAGCCCCTTTCGGGCATCGCCGTGGGGGCTTCGGCCGACGGCGTGAGGCCCTATCTGATCGAAGTGCAGGCGCTGGTGAGCGGCGCGGCCTACGGCACGCCCCAGCGTTCGACGACGGGTTACGACGGGCGGCGCATGAACATGCTGCTGGCCGTACTGGAAAAGCGCGTGGGGATGAAGATGTTCCAGAAGGACGTCTTCCTGAACTTCGCGGGCGGATTCAAGGTCGCCGACCCGGGGCTGGACCTCGCGGTGGTGGCGGCCGTCATTTCGTCCTACTACGACCGGCCCGTGGCCGAAGGGGTCTGCTGCGCGGGCGAAATCGGACTCTCGGGCGAAGTGCGCCCCGCACCCCGCACCGAACAGCGCATCAGCGAGGCGGCGCGGCTGGGATTCAAACGCATCATCGTCTCGGGCTATCTGGCCAAAGGCGCCAAACGCCCCAGAGGAATCGAGGTCGTGCCGATAAACAGCATCGACCAGCTCCCCCGGGCGCTCTTTCTGGAATAA
- a CDS encoding DUF4843 domain-containing protein, whose product MKAMKKYIISILAVAIAFVACKKEDIPVYDAEHPSLNFVKSYFLPGLNLDGSALDTLKLVAVFYAGQEQADFKLPVYLSGPTVDHDRKYTVRVSTEKSYGDLVEGVHFTLPESQILHAGQYADSAVVHANISKLRADKASGTLVLELVPGDVFTTGLEHYQSIGLEISGEGFTSQPVFWNKNDLNTYGGNFTSIKAEKYVELNGVTSDSWQESNKAKLYAYGKRTYEWFRDNPTYDNGVLVEFKGTINYE is encoded by the coding sequence ATGAAAGCCATGAAAAAATACATCATATCCATTCTGGCGGTAGCCATCGCTTTCGTAGCCTGCAAAAAAGAGGATATCCCGGTGTACGACGCCGAGCATCCCTCGCTGAATTTCGTCAAGAGCTATTTCTTGCCCGGATTGAATCTGGACGGCAGTGCCCTCGACACGCTGAAACTCGTCGCCGTGTTCTACGCCGGTCAGGAGCAGGCCGATTTCAAACTCCCGGTATATCTGTCCGGACCCACTGTGGACCACGACCGGAAATACACCGTGCGCGTATCGACCGAGAAAAGCTACGGCGATCTGGTGGAAGGCGTACACTTCACGCTCCCGGAGAGCCAGATTCTCCACGCAGGACAATATGCCGATTCGGCCGTCGTTCATGCAAACATCTCCAAGCTGCGCGCCGACAAGGCTTCGGGGACGCTGGTTCTCGAACTGGTCCCGGGAGATGTTTTCACCACCGGACTGGAGCACTACCAGAGCATCGGACTGGAAATATCGGGCGAGGGATTCACCAGCCAGCCGGTATTCTGGAACAAGAACGACCTGAACACCTACGGCGGCAACTTCACCTCGATCAAAGCCGAGAAATACGTCGAACTGAACGGAGTGACCTCCGACAGTTGGCAGGAGAGCAACAAAGCCAAGCTCTACGCTTACGGAAAGCGCACCTACGAATGGTTCCGCGACAACCCCACTTACGACAACGGGGTGCTGGTGGAGTTCAAGGGAACGATCAATTACGAATAA
- a CDS encoding lactate utilization protein: protein MEKLEACAAALRRHHFEAAVVGGTAEAFAVMKAVAEAERPRLASFGDSMTMRATGIIEWLAGNEEVTLLDGFDASMPYGERLEIRRQALMSDLFVTGVNAVTEAGTLLWLDKVGNRIAPVAFGPRKVIIVAGRNKVVADRNEAEERIRRIAAPQNIARHPGFRTPCAVTGVCSDCNSPDRVCNTRMEMLRCWPDKRVLVVLIDEDLGL from the coding sequence ATGGAAAAACTGGAAGCCTGCGCCGCAGCGCTGCGCAGACATCATTTCGAAGCGGCAGTCGTCGGCGGCACGGCCGAGGCTTTCGCCGTGATGAAAGCCGTCGCGGAGGCCGAACGCCCGCGGCTGGCGTCGTTCGGCGATTCGATGACGATGCGCGCAACGGGCATCATCGAATGGCTGGCCGGCAACGAAGAAGTAACCCTGCTCGACGGATTCGACGCCTCGATGCCCTACGGGGAGCGGCTCGAAATACGCCGGCAAGCCCTGATGTCGGACCTCTTCGTGACGGGCGTGAACGCCGTGACCGAAGCGGGAACGCTCCTCTGGCTCGACAAAGTCGGCAACCGCATCGCTCCGGTGGCGTTCGGGCCCCGCAAAGTCATCATCGTGGCGGGCCGCAACAAGGTGGTGGCCGACCGCAACGAGGCCGAGGAGCGCATCCGCCGCATCGCGGCGCCGCAGAACATCGCCCGCCACCCCGGATTCCGCACGCCCTGCGCCGTAACGGGCGTCTGCTCGGACTGCAACTCACCGGACCGGGTATGCAACACGCGGATGGAGATGCTGCGCTGCTGGCCCGACAAGCGGGTGCTGGTGGTATTGATCGACGAAGATTTGGGATTATGA
- a CDS encoding DUF5117 and DUF5118 domain-containing protein produces MRTSLNKIGALLLAALLATTVLPGGAHAAAKGRKDKKKSEAPAPKKLSAYEKLFKDKKAKTSDGLFKLHIIDGKLYTEIPLDILEREFVINTSIEESSLADYGLAGQQPLPPYHITFSRRDSVVRMHEVPRRTLSDGDAGIARALEISTAMPIVASYPIKAYNADSTAVVIENTALFMSDNEHLKAFEARGMSPLHISRASYKSDRSLLRDVEGGKEYASVISDMTYGVTTQYFIFTICKDKPFTARARRTITMLPEECAPARIADPRIGVLPVPFTRFTAEQGARPAYFASRINFRHGDEIRPVTFYIDTLFAPAWQQGIRRGIGLWNEAFRRIGMGDVLKAETYPAGGFDSNNPGGFYVKYVASTNPKMTVNLSTDPRSGEITGGRIHLTESLLDEIRLRRFIDLSAADPAARDMVLDDEELASSLAAHTARGVAQVLGLATNYAAAAAYPTDSLRSASFTRENGICSSVTALNDYNYLAQPGDKGVRLVNDCLGKYDYFAIRWLYGDIAGAKTPDEEQKALSEMLREKAGDPAYYYGNYWYDYYFGDVRLAYYNLGDDPVKRTLYRFENLRTVARHAAEWLEGRDADGSYRAEAIAALSRGVREVVSYMAAYIGGVYYTEVTEGDGQTMLRVVPKEEQRRYVKETLKAIEDLSWLDTKLTEGQLANLSQSVQTDCLGTLVKRLETLPRYQNGLAGAYTPGEMAADMADYIFRDVKAGRKLSDYNRLLQQAFTGVVIGGSKVLAEPKAAKGRAAAFAATDEEAMQPAFPYEATATLEPISAYGKYRMMYYAKDFSEHIYYGMLLQLRDIYRQGVTAASDASSRDFCRYMLRRIENSLKTD; encoded by the coding sequence ATGAGAACATCCCTGAACAAGATCGGCGCGCTGCTGCTTGCCGCACTTCTGGCCACGACCGTGCTGCCCGGCGGGGCGCACGCGGCGGCAAAGGGCCGCAAGGACAAGAAGAAGAGCGAGGCCCCGGCGCCCAAGAAGCTGTCGGCCTATGAAAAACTCTTCAAGGACAAGAAGGCCAAGACGTCCGACGGACTTTTCAAACTCCATATCATCGACGGAAAACTCTACACGGAGATTCCGCTCGACATCCTCGAACGCGAGTTCGTCATCAACACCTCGATCGAGGAGTCGTCGCTGGCCGACTACGGACTGGCGGGTCAGCAGCCGCTGCCGCCCTACCACATCACGTTCTCGCGCCGGGATTCGGTGGTGAGGATGCACGAGGTGCCGCGCCGCACGCTCTCCGACGGCGACGCCGGCATCGCCCGGGCGCTGGAGATCAGCACGGCGATGCCCATCGTCGCCAGCTACCCGATCAAGGCCTACAACGCCGATTCGACGGCCGTGGTGATCGAGAATACGGCGCTGTTCATGAGCGACAACGAACACCTCAAGGCGTTCGAAGCCCGCGGCATGAGCCCGCTGCACATCTCCCGGGCCAGCTACAAGTCGGACCGTTCGCTGCTCCGCGACGTGGAGGGCGGAAAGGAGTATGCGTCGGTCATCAGCGACATGACCTACGGCGTGACGACGCAGTATTTCATCTTCACCATCTGCAAGGACAAGCCCTTCACGGCCCGCGCACGCCGCACGATCACGATGCTCCCCGAGGAGTGCGCCCCGGCGCGCATCGCCGACCCGCGGATCGGCGTGCTGCCCGTACCCTTCACCCGCTTCACCGCGGAGCAGGGCGCGCGTCCGGCCTACTTCGCCTCGCGGATCAACTTCCGGCACGGGGATGAGATTCGTCCCGTGACCTTCTACATCGACACCCTGTTCGCCCCGGCATGGCAGCAGGGCATCCGCCGCGGCATCGGGCTGTGGAACGAAGCCTTCCGCCGCATCGGCATGGGCGACGTGCTGAAAGCCGAAACCTACCCCGCCGGCGGGTTCGACAGCAACAATCCCGGAGGGTTCTATGTGAAATACGTCGCATCGACCAATCCGAAGATGACGGTCAACCTCTCGACCGACCCCCGCAGCGGCGAGATCACGGGCGGACGCATCCACCTGACGGAGAGCCTGCTCGACGAGATCCGCCTGCGCCGCTTCATCGACCTCTCGGCCGCAGACCCCGCGGCACGCGACATGGTGCTCGACGACGAGGAGCTCGCCTCGTCGCTGGCCGCTCACACGGCGCGCGGCGTGGCTCAGGTGCTCGGCCTTGCGACCAACTACGCGGCGGCAGCGGCCTACCCGACCGATTCGCTGCGCTCGGCGTCGTTCACCCGCGAGAACGGCATCTGCTCGTCGGTCACGGCGCTGAACGACTACAACTACCTCGCACAGCCCGGGGACAAGGGCGTGCGGCTGGTGAACGACTGTCTGGGCAAATACGACTACTTCGCCATCCGCTGGCTCTACGGCGACATCGCAGGGGCCAAGACCCCCGACGAGGAGCAGAAAGCCCTTTCGGAGATGCTGCGCGAGAAAGCCGGCGACCCGGCCTACTACTACGGCAATTACTGGTACGACTACTATTTCGGCGACGTACGGCTGGCCTACTACAATCTGGGCGACGATCCCGTGAAGCGGACCCTTTACCGGTTCGAGAACCTGCGCACCGTTGCACGGCATGCGGCGGAGTGGCTCGAAGGACGCGATGCGGACGGGAGCTACCGCGCAGAGGCTATCGCGGCACTATCGCGGGGCGTCCGGGAGGTGGTCTCCTACATGGCGGCCTACATCGGCGGCGTCTACTACACCGAGGTCACGGAGGGCGACGGGCAGACGATGCTCCGCGTCGTGCCCAAGGAGGAGCAGCGGCGCTATGTGAAGGAGACGCTGAAGGCCATCGAGGACCTTTCGTGGCTCGACACGAAGCTCACCGAAGGCCAGTTGGCCAACCTTTCGCAGTCCGTGCAGACGGATTGTCTGGGGACGCTGGTGAAGCGGCTGGAGACCCTGCCCCGTTACCAGAACGGGCTGGCGGGGGCTTACACCCCGGGCGAAATGGCCGCGGACATGGCCGACTACATCTTCCGCGACGTGAAGGCCGGACGCAAACTGTCGGACTACAACCGGCTGCTCCAGCAGGCGTTCACGGGCGTGGTCATCGGCGGCTCGAAAGTCCTCGCCGAGCCCAAGGCCGCCAAGGGCCGGGCCGCGGCGTTTGCGGCGACGGACGAAGAGGCCATGCAGCCCGCATTCCCCTACGAAGCCACGGCGACGCTGGAACCGATCAGCGCATACGGCAAATACCGGATGATGTACTACGCCAAGGATTTCTCGGAACACATCTACTACGGCATGCTGCTGCAGCTCCGCGACATCTACCGGCAGGGCGTCACAGCGGCGTCGGACGCTTCGTCGCGCGACTTCTGCCGCTACATGCTCCGCCGAATCGAGAACTCGCTGAAAACAGACTGA